In Streptomyces nojiriensis, one genomic interval encodes:
- a CDS encoding caspase family protein produces the protein MALPGASSSEGGVEGPRRYLIAAVVAEYPKNRDWDRPGLLEARDKVVDLFTGRLGYRLHDSLPLNPTGRQLTDALRAFCTSPERREDDLLTIYLSCHGEILDDGEEHVLLTTDTDPEDLTYTALPTADLTRAVLRGSRIRRVLLLLDACYVGQGGNQMAAAALERLGATWGRSSGSGLVVVSSAQPNQSAATGAFPKLLEDAVTGLSVAGHGPDTLSVNAVVQHINGSKERPGHQRIGLAMVGLDGEPPAFFPNPRHDVRLNEVDLALQRAAAFDEEDRRRETEFTSRLLVRAMGYNSQAGAAAWWFSGRRTALRDLASWLNDRTGGDRSVCRVVTAAPGSGKTAVLGLVAALTHPERHGTVPLHALGLPADLLDVGAVDAAVYAQRLTDTEVLEAVCAAARVRAATVGELLEALGRRARPLTVLIDALDEAATPGTLCSSVLRPLIEHSGGRLRLLLGTRPYLLPRLGIGPADTVDLDDARYADPEALAVYAARNLLEAHRASPYRERLGAVQPVAKAVAQAAGHSFLIARLTAGTLAATPAIPDANDPAWRASLPRHAGDAMRRDLHQRLGDDARRATDLLRPLAYSQGQGLPWEDIWAPLATAISGRAYTDDDLVWLRSEAGSYVVEATENGRSAYRLYHEAMAEHLREGTDPEAVHAAYARVLTARVPCHVDATPNWSRAHPYALAHLAHHAAQAGLLDEVLADSEYLVHAEPRGLTPYLHRAHGDTARLAAAVYRTSVHLHRDATAQLRRQTLALDAARAGAPDLHGSLTSRIPPGDWAPVWATGSTFSSALRDTLTGHDGSVHAVACTELDGHPVAVTGGNDGTVRIWHLNVGQGIGKPITAHDGPVRAVACTAVRGNPVAVTGGDDGTVRIWDLSTRQAIGEPITGHNGWVMTVACTMIDGNPVAVTGGDDGTVRIWDLSTRQAIGEPITGHNGWVMTVACTMIDGKPVAVTGGNDGTFKTWDLNTRQGLGEAITGHDYWVRAVACTTIDGKPVAVTAGDDGTARVWELNTRQGLGEAITGHDYWVRAVACTTIDGKPVAVTGGNDGTVRMWDAATGQTVGGPLASHDGWVHAVACTVIDDRPVAVTGGRDGTVRVWDLNTPPTVGSPLAGHDDWVYGAACTTIDGHPVAVTAGDDGTVRVWDARTGQTTGEPLTGHDGWVRAVACTVIDGKPVAVTAGRDATVRIWDLNSRQAIGEPVTGHNDRIRAVACTTIDGNPVAVTGGHHGTVRIWDLSTRQAIGEPLTGHDGWAYAVACTMVDDRPVAVTGGRDGTVRIWDLNTRQAIGEPLTGHDDWVRAVACTTIDGKPVAVTAGDEGTLRMWDLNTHRAIGEPLTGHDGWVRAVACGVIDGNPVAITGGRDATIRLWDLRTWSVSTRIFLGQPTAIALTDTGDLAFCYRDDVALFRRRPHSA, from the coding sequence ATGGCCTTGCCTGGCGCGAGCAGTTCCGAGGGCGGCGTGGAGGGTCCGCGGCGGTACCTGATCGCCGCAGTGGTGGCCGAGTACCCGAAGAACCGGGACTGGGACCGGCCCGGCCTGCTGGAGGCCCGCGACAAGGTCGTCGACCTGTTCACCGGCCGGCTCGGCTACCGCCTCCACGATTCGCTGCCGCTCAACCCCACGGGACGGCAACTGACAGACGCCCTGCGCGCGTTCTGCACGTCACCGGAGCGCCGGGAGGACGACCTCCTCACGATCTACCTGTCCTGCCACGGCGAGATCCTCGACGACGGCGAGGAACACGTCCTGCTCACCACCGACACCGACCCCGAGGACCTGACCTACACCGCCCTGCCGACCGCCGACCTGACGCGGGCCGTGCTGCGCGGGTCCCGGATCCGGCGGGTCCTGCTCCTGCTGGACGCCTGTTACGTCGGCCAGGGCGGCAACCAGATGGCCGCCGCCGCGCTGGAGCGTCTCGGTGCGACCTGGGGCAGGAGTTCCGGTTCGGGGCTGGTGGTCGTCTCCTCCGCGCAACCGAACCAGTCGGCCGCGACGGGTGCCTTCCCGAAGCTGCTGGAGGACGCGGTCACCGGCCTGTCGGTCGCCGGGCACGGCCCGGACACGCTCTCGGTGAACGCGGTGGTGCAGCACATCAACGGCTCGAAGGAGCGGCCCGGCCATCAGCGGATCGGCCTGGCGATGGTGGGCCTGGACGGCGAGCCTCCGGCGTTCTTCCCCAACCCCCGCCACGACGTCCGGCTGAACGAGGTCGACCTCGCACTGCAGCGGGCCGCCGCGTTCGACGAGGAGGACCGGAGGCGGGAGACGGAGTTCACGTCCCGGCTGCTGGTCCGCGCGATGGGCTACAACAGCCAGGCCGGGGCGGCAGCGTGGTGGTTCAGCGGCCGCCGCACCGCCCTCCGAGATCTCGCGTCATGGCTCAACGACCGTACCGGCGGCGACCGGTCGGTGTGCCGGGTGGTGACCGCGGCCCCCGGCTCGGGCAAGACGGCCGTGCTGGGTCTGGTCGCCGCGCTCACCCATCCCGAGCGGCACGGGACCGTACCCCTGCACGCCCTCGGCCTGCCCGCCGACCTGCTGGACGTCGGCGCGGTCGATGCCGCCGTCTACGCCCAGCGCCTGACCGACACCGAGGTCCTGGAGGCCGTCTGCGCCGCCGCGCGCGTCCGGGCCGCAACCGTCGGCGAACTCCTCGAAGCCCTCGGCCGGCGGGCACGGCCGCTGACCGTCCTCATCGACGCCCTCGACGAAGCCGCCACCCCCGGCACCCTCTGCAGTTCGGTGCTGCGCCCGCTCATCGAGCACTCCGGCGGCCGCCTCCGCCTGCTCCTCGGCACGCGCCCCTATCTCCTGCCCCGCCTCGGCATCGGCCCCGCCGACACCGTCGACCTCGACGACGCCCGCTACGCCGACCCCGAGGCCCTGGCCGTGTACGCCGCGCGCAACCTGCTCGAAGCCCACCGTGCCTCCCCCTACCGCGAGCGGCTCGGGGCCGTGCAGCCCGTGGCGAAGGCCGTCGCCCAGGCCGCCGGGCACTCCTTCCTCATCGCCCGCCTCACCGCCGGCACCCTCGCCGCCACCCCGGCCATCCCCGATGCGAACGACCCCGCCTGGCGCGCATCGCTGCCCCGGCACGCGGGCGACGCCATGCGCCGCGACCTCCACCAACGCCTCGGCGACGACGCCCGACGCGCCACGGACCTGCTGCGGCCGCTGGCCTACTCGCAGGGGCAGGGCCTGCCCTGGGAGGACATCTGGGCCCCTCTCGCCACCGCGATCTCCGGCCGCGCCTACACGGACGACGACCTCGTGTGGCTGCGTAGCGAGGCCGGTTCGTACGTGGTCGAGGCCACCGAGAACGGCCGCTCCGCCTACCGGCTCTACCACGAGGCGATGGCCGAGCACCTGCGCGAGGGCACGGACCCCGAGGCGGTGCACGCGGCGTACGCGCGTGTCCTCACCGCCCGCGTCCCCTGCCACGTCGACGCGACCCCCAACTGGTCCCGGGCCCATCCCTACGCCCTGGCCCACCTCGCCCACCACGCGGCCCAGGCCGGGCTCCTCGACGAGGTGCTGGCCGACAGCGAGTACCTGGTCCACGCCGAGCCCCGCGGCCTCACCCCGTACCTGCACCGCGCCCACGGCGACACGGCCCGGCTGGCCGCCGCGGTGTACCGCACGAGCGTCCACCTCCACCGGGACGCCACCGCGCAACTGCGCCGCCAGACCCTCGCCCTGGACGCGGCCCGCGCCGGCGCCCCCGACCTCCACGGCAGCCTCACGAGCCGCATCCCACCCGGCGACTGGGCCCCCGTCTGGGCCACCGGCAGCACTTTCAGTTCCGCCTTACGGGACACCCTCACCGGCCACGACGGCTCGGTGCATGCGGTGGCATGCACCGAACTGGACGGTCATCCGGTCGCCGTCACCGGCGGAAACGACGGGACCGTACGAATCTGGCACCTGAACGTCGGCCAAGGCATCGGCAAGCCCATCACCGCCCACGACGGTCCCGTGCGCGCCGTGGCCTGCACGGCCGTCAGGGGCAACCCGGTCGCAGTCACCGGCGGGGACGACGGAACGGTGCGGATCTGGGACCTCAGCACCCGCCAAGCCATCGGCGAACCCATCACCGGCCACAACGGGTGGGTCATGACGGTGGCCTGCACAATGATCGACGGCAACCCGGTCGCAGTCACCGGTGGGGACGACGGAACCGTACGGATCTGGGACCTCAGCACCCGCCAAGCCATCGGCGAACCCATCACCGGCCACAACGGGTGGGTCATGACGGTGGCCTGCACAATGATCGACGGAAAACCGGTCGCAGTCACCGGTGGGAATGACGGAACGTTCAAGACGTGGGACCTGAACACCCGCCAAGGCCTCGGCGAAGCCATCACCGGGCACGACTACTGGGTTCGTGCGGTCGCCTGCACGACGATCGACGGAAAACCGGTCGCCGTCACCGCCGGGGACGACGGGACTGCACGGGTCTGGGAGCTGAACACCCGCCAAGGCCTCGGCGAAGCCATCACCGGCCACGACTACTGGGTTCGTGCGGTCGCCTGCACGACGATCGACGGAAAACCGGTCGCAGTCACCGGCGGAAACGACGGGACGGTACGCATGTGGGACGCCGCCACCGGCCAAACCGTCGGCGGCCCCCTCGCCAGCCACGACGGCTGGGTACATGCGGTGGCCTGCACCGTGATCGATGATCGCCCGGTCGCCGTCACCGGCGGACGCGACGGGACCGTACGGGTCTGGGACCTCAACACTCCGCCAACCGTCGGCAGTCCACTCGCCGGCCACGACGACTGGGTGTACGGGGCGGCCTGCACAACGATCGATGGTCACCCGGTCGCTGTCACCGCCGGGGACGACGGGACCGTACGCGTGTGGGACGCGCGCACCGGCCAAACCACCGGCGAACCCCTCACCGGCCACGACGGCTGGGTGCGCGCGGTGGCCTGCACGGTGATCGACGGAAAACCGGTCGCCGTCACCGCCGGACGCGACGCGACCGTACGGATCTGGGACCTCAACAGCCGCCAAGCCATCGGCGAACCAGTCACCGGCCACAACGACCGGATTCGGGCCGTGGCCTGTACGACGATCGACGGCAACCCGGTCGCCGTCACGGGCGGGCACCACGGGACCGTACGGATCTGGGACCTCAGCACCCGCCAAGCCATCGGCGAACCACTCACCGGCCACGACGGGTGGGCGTACGCGGTAGCCTGCACGATGGTCGACGATCGCCCGGTCGCCGTCACCGGCGGACGCGACGGGACCGTACGGATCTGGGACCTCAACACCCGTCAAGCCATCGGCGAACCCCTCACCGGCCACGACGACTGGGTGCGCGCCGTCGCCTGCACGACGATCGACGGAAAACCGGTCGCCGTCACCGCCGGGGACGAGGGGACGCTCAGGATGTGGGACCTGAACACCCACCGAGCCATCGGCGAACCCCTCACCGGCCACGACGGCTGGGTGCGGGCCGTGGCCTGCGGGGTGATCGACGGCAACCCGGTCGCCATCACCGGCGGACGCGACGCGACGATCCGGCTCTGGGACCTGCGGACCTGGTCGGTCAGCACGAGAATCTTCCTCGGCCAACCGACCGCCATCGCTCTCACCGACACCGGCGACCTCGCCTTCTGCTACCGCGACGACGTCGCCCTCTTCCGCCGCAGGCCCCACTCCGCATGA
- a CDS encoding CAP domain-containing protein: MRTKNGRIRRVCAAACTVPLLVLGGAATAIAVPAAATATSASVTSSVQQSTPDEILALVNAERAKVNCEPLTVDPRLAAAAQAHADDMAANGLTAHTGSDGSSALSRMEKAGYSPAGPSSENVSGPGYDSSKAHVDGWMKSTGGHRETILNCTFKQTGIGTNGQYAVELFAVQSR, encoded by the coding sequence ATGCGTACCAAGAACGGCCGGATCCGTCGCGTGTGCGCCGCCGCCTGTACCGTCCCGCTGCTCGTGCTCGGCGGCGCGGCCACCGCGATCGCCGTCCCGGCGGCCGCCACGGCGACGTCGGCATCCGTCACCAGCAGCGTGCAGCAGTCCACGCCGGACGAGATCCTCGCGCTGGTCAACGCCGAACGCGCCAAGGTGAATTGCGAGCCCCTGACGGTGGACCCGCGGCTCGCGGCGGCCGCCCAGGCGCACGCCGACGACATGGCGGCGAACGGGCTGACCGCACACACCGGCTCGGACGGGTCCAGCGCCCTGTCCCGTATGGAGAAGGCCGGCTACTCGCCCGCAGGCCCGTCCTCGGAGAACGTCTCCGGACCGGGCTACGACTCCTCCAAGGCCCACGTGGACGGCTGGATGAAGAGCACCGGCGGCCACCGGGAGACCATCTTGAACTGCACGTTCAAGCAGACCGGGATCGGCACCAACGGCCAGTACGCCGTCGAGCTCTTCGCCGTCCAGTCGAGGTAG